One Nostoc punctiforme PCC 73102 DNA window includes the following coding sequences:
- a CDS encoding cobyrinate a,c-diamide synthase gives MSIIIAGERSGVGKTTVTLTLLASLRRRDRLVQSFKVGPDYIDPMFHQHVTGRPCRNLDPVLTSETYVQQCFARHSQLTEYSLVEGVMGLFDGISSLVISPLSFAEDKGLMTNDKGQITDFASTAHIARLLDLPVVLVIDCSRLSGSVAAIAHGYQSFDPRIKIAGVVLNRVGSDRHLSLLKDALKPLQLPILGVLRRQDNITIPDRHLGLVPTAELPELNALIDRLADLGDTCFDWQNLLPLLKSQPLPHPPNPPHSPSSIRIAVARDRAFNFYYQDNLDLLQQLGAELVFWSPLEAAAIPKDVQGMYFGGGFPEVFAQQLAENTSVRDGVKTAILEGMPAIAECGGLMYLCEQIIDFEGKSWAMTGVLPTSAVMGARLTLGYRRAVALQDNLLVKAGTTVHGHEFHRSHLTLTPTKPLFETSRYDCDENMGCEGWGFPANVHASYVHLHWGRSVEIPQQFLKECRTYK, from the coding sequence ATGTCTATAATCATTGCTGGAGAACGTAGTGGGGTGGGCAAGACAACTGTCACGCTTACCCTTTTAGCATCTTTACGTCGTCGCGATCGCTTGGTGCAATCTTTCAAGGTAGGCCCAGACTACATCGATCCGATGTTTCATCAACACGTAACTGGTCGTCCTTGTCGCAACTTAGACCCAGTGTTGACTTCAGAAACCTACGTTCAGCAATGTTTTGCCCGTCATAGTCAACTGACTGAATATTCCCTAGTAGAAGGGGTAATGGGATTATTTGATGGAATTTCGTCATTAGTCATTAGTCCTTTGTCATTTGCAGAAGACAAAGGACTAATGACTAATGACAAAGGACAAATTACTGACTTTGCAAGTACGGCACACATTGCACGGCTTTTAGATTTACCTGTGGTGTTGGTGATTGATTGCAGTCGCTTGTCTGGTTCTGTAGCTGCGATCGCTCACGGCTACCAATCTTTTGACCCCCGAATTAAAATAGCTGGGGTAGTATTAAATCGCGTGGGAAGCGATCGCCACCTCTCTCTCCTCAAAGATGCCCTAAAACCCTTACAATTACCTATTCTCGGCGTGTTGCGCCGTCAAGATAACATCACAATTCCCGATCGCCATTTGGGTTTAGTACCCACAGCAGAACTTCCCGAACTCAATGCTTTAATCGATCGCCTCGCCGATTTAGGAGATACCTGCTTCGATTGGCAAAACTTATTACCCCTGTTAAAATCACAACCTCTTCCTCATCCCCCTAATCCGCCTCATTCCCCCTCCTCCATCAGAATTGCAGTTGCCCGCGATCGCGCTTTTAATTTTTATTACCAAGACAATCTCGATTTGCTGCAACAGCTTGGTGCAGAACTTGTTTTCTGGAGTCCCTTAGAAGCTGCTGCAATACCAAAAGATGTCCAGGGAATGTATTTTGGGGGAGGTTTCCCAGAAGTTTTTGCCCAGCAACTAGCAGAAAATACCAGCGTTCGTGATGGAGTGAAAACAGCAATTCTAGAAGGAATGCCTGCGATCGCTGAATGTGGAGGATTAATGTATTTATGTGAGCAAATTATCGATTTTGAGGGTAAATCTTGGGCGATGACGGGAGTTTTACCGACATCTGCTGTCATGGGTGCGCGTTTAACTCTGGGCTATCGTCGTGCAGTAGCTTTGCAAGATAATCTGTTAGTGAAGGCAGGTACAACTGTTCACGGACATGAATTTCATCGTTCTCATTTAACCTTAACTCCCACTAAGCCGCTATTTGAAACTTCTCGCTACGATTGTGATGAAAATATGGGATGCGAGGGATGGGGTTTTCCTGCAAATGTTCATGCTTCTTATGTTCATCTGCATTGGGGGAGAAGTGTAGAAATTCCCCAACAGTTTCTTAAAGAATGTAGAACTTATAAGTAG
- a CDS encoding cyclic nucleotide-binding domain-containing protein, whose protein sequence is MLTSVDRLLFVRRVPIFKELRDDFIVRLTSVMNELSFPANYTIFRQGEEGRSLYIVVSGRVKVHIGNKMLAEVEQGKYFGEMAVFDTQPRSASATTLEPCEFLELTQEQLYDAIEETPEIAVNIIRELSRLIRKLNDDMNLSNSR, encoded by the coding sequence ATGCTAACCAGTGTTGACCGTTTATTATTTGTCCGGCGAGTCCCGATTTTTAAGGAATTGCGGGATGATTTTATTGTGCGGCTCACTTCAGTGATGAACGAACTGTCATTTCCAGCTAATTACACCATCTTTCGCCAAGGAGAAGAAGGGCGATCGCTTTATATTGTCGTGTCAGGCCGGGTTAAAGTCCACATCGGCAATAAAATGCTTGCAGAGGTGGAACAGGGAAAATACTTTGGTGAAATGGCAGTATTTGATACTCAACCTCGTTCTGCCTCTGCAACAACTTTGGAACCTTGCGAATTTTTGGAACTGACGCAAGAGCAATTGTATGATGCGATCGAAGAAACTCCTGAAATTGCGGTGAATATCATTCGGGAGTTATCCCGTCTAATTCGTAAGTTAAATGACGATATGAATTTATCGAACTCACGTTGA